In the Anaerolineae bacterium genome, CCGAACGCCGCGTCCAGTGGTCGGAAAAAGCGGTGGAACCTGAGGGTGTGCTTCCGGACCTAGAGATAATAGGGCTGGTGGGGAAGAAGATGGGGCTGTGGGATAAAGTTCCTTCCTTTGAAGAAGTGCTCAAAGAAATAAACGCGGCCATTCCCGCTTACAGAGGCATAACCCCGGAGCGCCTCAAATCCTCTCCCGAAGGTCTCTTCTGGCCCTGTCCAGACCCTTCCCATCCAGGGACCCCGATCCTGCACCAGGAAAAATTCCTGACGCCTGATGGGAGAGCCACCTTTTACCCGGTAGCTTATCAGCCTCCCAGGGAAGAGCCAGGCCCTGATTTCCCCCTTATGATGACTACTGGCCGCACCGTAATACATTATAATTCCGGAACCATGACCCGGCGCGTCTCCTCTCTCTCCCGCTATGCCCCAGCCCTCTGGGTAGAACTTAACCCTCACGATGCGGAAGAGCTCGGCCTTGCTGAAGGAGAAATAGTCCGTGTAAGCTCACCGCGAGGAGAAATTGAAGCCAGGGTAAAAGTGAGCGAGAAGATTATCCCAGGCCTTGTTTTCCTGCCTTTCCATTTCGCCGGAGTTAACTTCCTCACCCTGAAGGAACTGGACCCGGAGGCCCGTATTCCAGCCTATAAAGTGAGCGCATGTCGGATAGAGAAAGGAGGAGCGTAGGCCATGGGGTATGAAATCCTGGTTCGCCCTGAACGGTGTATATCCTGTTACGCCTGCGAAGTTGCCTGTGCTCGGGAACACGAAGGCCTCAGCTACATCCAGGTGATACCGCCGGGCGTCCCGATCTTTTGTCGCCATTGCCATAATGCCCCTTGCCTTGAAGTCTGCTACGCCGGTGCCCTTGAACAGAAAGATGGTGAGGTCTTCTTTTCCCGGGAAAAATGCACCGGCTGTGAGCTTTGTCTTCTGGCCTGTCCTTTCGGAGCTGTAAAACTTGATGGGAAGCGGGCCAGTAAGTGCGACCTGTGCTTCCACCGGCGTGAAGAAAGGCTCCTGCCCGCCTGTGTCCTGACATGCCCCTCCGGAGCCATAGTTTACTCCTGTGTTGCCGATTTCTCCTCCCAGAGACGGAGCATCGCCGGTCTGAGCTGGGCGGCGGGGTACGAGAGGAGGGTGAAATGAGAACGATTGAAGTGGCCGGGGAAAAGTGCATAGGATGCAGGGCCTGTTCCACGGTCTGCTCACCCCTTTACATCACTTTAACCGATGACGGGAACCGCAGGACAATCGTCTTCCCGCTTTCGTGTGAAGAAGACTGTGACCTCTGCCTTAAAGCCTGCCCCACCGGAGCCATAGCATTTGGGGAAGTCCCCAGGGCTCCTTTAACCCTGGAATTTGAACTCATCTCCTGTGCCCGATGTGGCAACCCCTTCGCCACAAAAGAAGAGCTGGCCTACGTCCTGCCCAGAATTTCCAGGGTTCTCGGAGGTGAGCCAGCCTGGGGGAACTTCTGCCCGGAGTGCAGGGGGAAAGAAAGCGCTTCAGGGTTAAGGGGTAAACAAAGCCTGTCTGGAAACCCCTAAAAGTTCAGGTCGCCGGACAATTTGCGGAATTGCCTGAACATTAGCGAGCTCAGAACCTTGATCTGGGCTGATAGGTTTTCTGTTCTATCCCCACAGGAGCGGCTGTGGCGCTGGCTGCCTGGCATATGTCCATCATGGATCCTGGCAAAAAGCCTTCTATTTCCGCCAGTGAAAGGCGGCCAACCTGGAAGCGTGACCCTCCTCTGAGTTTCAGAGCGCATCCAGCTATCAGGCTGAAATTAGTAGAAGCGCGAAAGGCTCCGGAGACTTGCTTTGGTCTGAAAGAGCCTCTTGTGGTAAAATTCTGCACCGCTATGGTGCGAATAATTGCTATCTGCATAGTTTTATTGCACATCCTATCTCCGATTTTGCCTCCTTCGCAGGCTTGGGGCGTAATCTTTTTTGCCCATCCTGGCCCTCTTCCAGGGCTTATCACTGGCATTTTTTACCTGACATTAGCCTTGCCTTTTGTGACCCCCAGGTTTTTGAAGGCAGTGGAGCCTCCATTGAACCGTGTCGCAGACCTTTTTCAAGGCAGAAAATTTCTACTGCGGATAATTCTAGTGGCTCTCAGTGGTCCACTCTTCTGGTTCTTCCGCATAAGGCACCTCAAATGGGGCGATGCTAAAATCTTTGTGGAAGCCATACCTCACCCTGAGTTTCGCCTTACCTACAATTGGCAAGCCCCTTTGGATGTCTTCCTTCACTCCAAAGCTTGGGAGTTCACCAACAAACTGTGGGGATGGGATGTGGCCACTGTTTATGGGGTTATAAGCGTGCTTTCGGGGGTGATTTTCCTCCAGATCCTCCTCAGTCTGGCTGAAGACACAGGCCGAAATCGCTCCGAAAAGGTCTTTATCTGGTCACTGGTTGCCACTGGCGGTTTCATGCAACTTTTCTTCGGCTACATTGAAAGCTACACCATAATCCCCACAGGAATACTGGCCTATCTCTGGCTCGGAATTCGCTTCCTTAGAGCTCAGACGGGCCTTTTCTGGCCGATCCTCTGCCTATCTCTTACCAATGCCTTTCACCCTTCCACCATAGTGCTCTGGCCTTCAGCCCTTATCCTGTTGCAG is a window encoding:
- a CDS encoding 4Fe-4S binding protein, which codes for MGYEILVRPERCISCYACEVACAREHEGLSYIQVIPPGVPIFCRHCHNAPCLEVCYAGALEQKDGEVFFSREKCTGCELCLLACPFGAVKLDGKRASKCDLCFHRREERLLPACVLTCPSGAIVYSCVADFSSQRRSIAGLSWAAGYERRVK
- a CDS encoding 4Fe-4S dicluster domain-containing protein, translating into MRTIEVAGEKCIGCRACSTVCSPLYITLTDDGNRRTIVFPLSCEEDCDLCLKACPTGAIAFGEVPRAPLTLEFELISCARCGNPFATKEELAYVLPRISRVLGGEPAWGNFCPECRGKESASGLRGKQSLSGNP